The uncultured Bacteroides sp. genomic sequence ATCGTTTCAATGAGAATATCATCATCTCCAAGGGCATGACGAGTAAACTCATAAGGTTTAAATTGCCAATCGTTTGAAAAAACGGCAAGACCTTTGGCTGGGATTCTTTTTTCCTGAGCATTAATTTGCAATACAGATAAAATGCTCAATGCTATGCTTAAAAATAGATATTTCATAAGTTTTACATTTTAAATTATACTAATCATTATCAACCATTTTTTCACTGCTTTCAGGATATCGGTGTCCAAGAATATCTATTTTTGCTAATACAGTTTCAATCTGAGTTAAATCATCCTTATTTAATTCAAGATTTGCAGCTCCTACATTTTCTTCAAGTCGGTGTATTTTTGTTGTTCCAGGAATTGGCACAATCCATTCTTTTTGAGCGTGAATCCATGCTAATGCAACTTGTGCAGGTGTTGCCTCTTTTTCTTGAGCAATTTGGGTAATCAACTCAACCAAAGCTTTATTCGCTTTTCGGTTTTCAGCATCGAAGCGAGGTATACCATTGCGAAAGTCTTTGGAATCGAATTCTGTATTTGCATCAATTTTTCCTGTTAAAAATCCTTTGCCAAGAGGGCTGAAAGGCACAAAGCCAATTCCTAGTTCCTCAAGAGTTGCAAAAGTTTTTGTTTCAGGCTCCCGCCACCACATAGAGTATTCGCTTTGTAAGGCTGACACCGGCTGAATAGCATGAGCTTTACGAATATTGGTAACTCCAGCTTCAGACATACCAAAGTATTTTACTTTTCCTTCCTGAATTAAATCTTTAACTGTACCTGCAACATCTTCAATAGGAACATTCGGGTCAATTCGATGTTGGTATAGCAAATCTATGACTTCTACATTTAATCTTTTTAAAGAACCTTCTACAGCCTGACGGATGTACTCTGGTTTACTGTTTAACCCAACTGCCTGACCATTCTTAAAGTTAAAACCAAATTTGGTAGCAACTACAATTTCGTTTCTAAATGGAGCAATCGCTTCGCCAACAACTTCTTCATTGGTAAAAGGACCATATATTTCGGCGGTATCAAAAAATGTAACACCTAATTCGTAAGCTTTTCTAATTAACTTAATAGCCTCTTGCTTGTCAGTAGCAGGACCATATCCAAAACTTAAGCCCATGCATCCTAATCCTAGTGCAGATACTTCCAATCCTTGAGTACCTAATTTACGCTGTTTCATATATTTATGTTTTAAATTTGAAAAAATAGTTTTATTTCTGCGTCGAAATAATCACGATGCAAAATTATGCTGTATTTTCGGTGTGGATGTTATACATATTACTGATATACATACCATTATTACAGATACCAGTTACCTTATGAATTAAATAACAAAAAAAGTTCTACTTTTGTCTTGCAAACTAATATAAAAACTTATGAATGAGATTCCAAGAATAGATAATATTTGCGACTACAATTCTATAATGGGGTTGGAAACGTTGCATCCTTTGGTTAGCGTTGTTGATTTATCCAAGTCTAAAAGAATGACACATATGCGTCATAGTTTCGGCTTTTATGCCATCTATCTGAAGCAAGTAAAATGTGGAGATTTGATATATGGGCGCAACTATTATGATTATCAGGAGGGAACATTGGTATGCATTGCACCGGGGCAGGTTCTTGGTGTTGAAGATAACGGAGAGTACTTTCAGCCAAAAGGCTGGGCGTTATTGTTTCATCCCGACTTGATTCGCGGCACCTCACTGGGACGTAATATCAAAAACTATTCATTCTTTTCCTATGAAGCTAACGAAGCCCTTCACTTGTCAGAGCAGGAGAGAGTTGTTGTCATTGATTGCTTGCATAAGATAGAACTGGAACTGAATCATTCAATTGATAAACATAGCAAAACATTGATTGCATCGAACATTGAGTTGCTTCTTAATTATTGTGAGCGTTTTTATGACCGCCAGTTTATTACCCGCGAACATATAAATAAAGATATATTAGTACGGTTTGAGAATCTGCTTGAAGATTATTTTACGTCGGACAAGCCACAAAATATTGGTTTGCCTACAGTGGGATATTGTGCTGATAAGCTTAATCTTTCATCAAACTATTTGGGTGATTTGATTAAAAAGGAAACCGGCAAATCAGCTTTGGAACATATACAACTGAAATTGATTAATATCGCTAAAGAGTTAGTGTATGACACAAGCAAGTCCGTTAGTGAAATTGCTTATGAACTGGGATTCAAATACCCTCAGCACTTTAGCCGACTGTTTAAGAAACGTGTTGGCGTTTCACCGAATGAATATAGGGTGCAGCATTAAAACGTAATATATAAATGGAAGGGCAAAATTATTCCCTTCCATTATTTATATTAAAGCGGTCTAACCGGAATACAGATGTCCAGAATAAATTTCTTTTCCGGGTGCTCATTATGATCGTTGTAATATAGCTCATAAGTATTTCCGTCTCCCTGTTGATAGCCGTTTTCAGTAAACCACAAACACATAGTGTTCCAGGCCTGCTCAAATTCAGTTTCGGTTATTTCAAAATGTCCTACTGCATATTTCCCACCATCAACAGTCATTTTGCCTATTTCTCCGTCTACTTTTACATCCTCGTTCACAGTGATGCAGGCATCTTGTCTCACATTCTCAATCTCAGTAATTGATGGATCATCATGATAAACCGTCAGTGATTTAGTTTCAGGAAACTTTAGTAATCCTCTTGGACCAGCCCACTTAACCAACTTTTCATACGCTTTGCTTATTTCCTTATAAGCCCCTTTGTGCCGACAATAAATAACATTCATTTCCGGCATTTCTTTGATTTCAATCTTTGTGTTCATAATAACTAATTGTTTTAAATTGACACTGCAAAGTTGCGAATCAAAATGATAAGGCTGTTGATTATTCTTGCTGATCATTTTACCATCCTTGCTATAATACACCCCATTAATCACAATAATCTTCTTTTCAATATTTCGGAAGTCAGTAGCCGAAATATTGAAATACTTTCTGAATGTACGGCTAAATAACGATACACTGCTGAAACCATAGCTGTATGCAATTTCGCTGATCGGTACATCTTTATGTTCTCTAATCTTACATGCAGCTTTTTCTATTCTTGTCCGTTGAATAAATAAAGAAGGCGTTTCTCCGGTGAAAAGAGTGAATATTCTGTGAAAATGGTAGGGTGATAAGTTGGCAATACTGGCAATACTGCCTAATGGTAATGGTTCATCAATATGATTTTCAATATAATCCATTACCTTGTTTATCCTTGAAATATACTCCTGTCTGCTTTGTTCTTTTACGTTCATATCTTTTTTGTAAAAGAACAAAGATAACCGATTCTTTGATTTGTGTTTTTACTTATCTTGCTTTTTTTATTCAATAATAACTAAGCCTATACTCCAATAGATTTTTTTCGAAAAAAATATTTGCTTATCTGCTACTGATTTAGATTAATGATTTGATAATAAGAATGTTATCTAGTGGGAGATAAAAATAATCACCATTTATCTCCCACTAATAAATTACTAAGTTGTTGATTATCAGGATGTGTTTTAGTAGCAGATGATTTTAGTTTAGTAGCAGTCCCTATGTTTGTAATTAATATGCAGACGAACAAAGCATAAGCCAAGAGTATTAATATATGGTTCATCCGACAAATGCGTAGTTCTTCTCATGCATTGCCAAAATTTTAAGTTCAAAAAACCTTTGATCTCTATATCCATATGCTTGTCTTTTCATTGTTTTGATTTTGTTATTAATACCTTCCAATTTTCCTGTTGATATATGATAATCATACCATGCTAAGATTCCCCACTTATGTGCTTTTAGTGTATTTGCAAATGTTGTAAGCTTGGGGATTTTGGCTTGATATGCCAGTTCTATCCAAGCGTCCAATTCTTTGATAGCCTGCTCTTTATTTACTTGTGTCCATATTTCTTTCAAACTTTCTTTCAGATAGTATGCTTTCATCAAGGGCTCATTCAGCTTCAAGGCATTGTCAAGTCTGGACTTGAATTGGTTATCAAAGATGTCTTTGCCATTGCATAGTAATAACCATCTAGTTCCTTTAAACACTTTTCGTTTATTCAGATCCTTTTCCTCTCTGTAAACACTTCTACGTATTTCATCCAAAGCATCATTCATGAGTTTGACTACATGAAAGTGATCAAATACCAGAGTTGCTTCAGGTATATTCGTCATGACAGTTGAAACAAAAGCTGGAGATAAATCTGTAGCAACGGCCTTGATGACAGCATCAGATTTCTTTAGTTTCTTCCAAAAAACATCCAGAGAATCAGCACCTTTTCCATCGCCTATATATACAACTTGTCCTGTAAGAAGGTTTACTACGATTGTTTTGTAGACATGACCTTTTGCAACTGCGAACTCATCAATGCCAATATATTCAAGTTCGCTCAGGTCAGGGCATCCATAATGTCGCTGTAGATAACGTTTCTGGATATCCTTTACCGTATCCCAGGAAAGATGAAGGAAATGAGCAACATCCTTTATAGTACCTAAACGGGAGAGTTCAACTACAAGGCGAGCCAGGCGATTCGTATAAGAACGCTTGCCTGTAATAAAATGAATATTCTCCTGACGAATGCAATGACAATCTTTGCATTCTAAACGCTGAACTTTCATTTCTAAAAATACAGGTTTATGTCCTATGGGTACTCCGCGAAAACGACGAATAGTACTACCGGAGCGAATAAAGTGCCGACTCTTACAACAAGGACAACGAAGTTTTTCGGAACGGGTTTGGACTTCAAAGATAATACTCTTATCTTCGTAGCGTACGCGGGAGCATTCTTGCTCACAAACGCCAAAGGCGTGGTACAGAAAGCTGGTATTCATAATATTTTGGATTGGACTCTACAATATAATGATTTACCAGCTTATTTTTATATAGCAACTACGCATTTGTCGGATGAACCTAATATATTTGAGGTATCAGTCTTAAACAATTAAATACTCAAAGCTTATGCGTACACAAAGTAACAAACTAAATTTTGAAGGAGAAAATATTTATGTTGGAATTGATGTTCATTTGAAAAGTTGGAATGTGACAATTTACACAGAATATCTTCATCATAAAACATTCAACCAACCTCCTGTACCTTCAATTTTAAGGGACTATCTGAATACTAATTTTCCTGGTGGAACTTATTATTCAGCCTATGAAGCCGGATTCTGCGGATTTAATATTCATTTTGAACTTAAAAAACTAAATATAAATAATATTGTGGTTAATCCAGCTGATATACCAACCAGTCAGAAAGAACAGATACTTAAAAACGATTCACGTGATAGTATGAAAATTGCCCGTTCTTTAAGAGCTAATGAACTCATAGGTATACATGTCCCATTCATTGAGACATTGGAAAATCGCACATTGATACGCACCCGAGACGTAATGGTGAAAGATATGACTAGATTTAAACAGCGTATAAAAGCTTTGCTTCATTTTTATGGTATATCTTACCCTCCGGAATTTGAGAAATCAACCAGTCATTGGTCCAGACGTTTTCTTAAATGGTTAAAAGAGGAGGTATCACTTAATACAACGAATGGTAATGACGCCTTGTCATTACTCGTCAGGGAAGTAGAGCAACAAAGAGTTCTTTTATTGGAAATCAATAGAAAAATTCATAGTCTTGCTGTTTCTGAGAAATATGTGAAGGAGATAGAGTTAATAAGAAGCATTCCGGGAATTGGTTTAATTACAGGGCTTACTTTTTTGTCGGAGATAGAAGATATTGAACGATTCCACAATACAGACAAGTTAGCCGGTTTTGTAGGAATAATACCCACCTGTCATTCAAGTGGAGAGATTGAGAATTATGGAGAGATGACATTTAGAAAGAAAACGATTTTAAGAAAGTGTCTGATTGAAAGTTCCTGGATTGCAGTAAGAATAGATCCGGCATTGACAAGGTGTTTTTTACAACTCTGTAAAAGGATGGAGCCCAATAAAGCTATAATACGAATCGCAAGAAAACTATTAAACAGAATGTATTATGTTTTAAAAAAGAGACAAAAATATGAATGTGGAGTGGTTTAATGATAATGCCTATATAACTATCTTTCAAAATAAGAGTGATCGCTTAGTTTATCTTGCAGCTTAGCCTGCTTTAGCAGTTTGCGGCCTCTTCCTATTGAACTGAAAAAGGAAAATGTAGAAAACTGATAGTAATATCAGTTTAAACTACTGATAGAAGGTTGTTTATATAGGAGTTATTAATAAATAGAAAGTAAGGAAACAATCAATAGAGGTTTTCTTAGCCATATAGCGATATCTGTAACATGAAAGGGGAAACCATACAAGCCTCCCCTCCCAAAAAAAATAATGTTACAGTGTAACGCAGGAAATTTATTGCTGACAAGTTGCTCCTCAGCAGAGCTTGTTTCCTCTTCAACTCACTGATTACAAAGCTAATAAAAAGTATAATAAATATTAATAATACTCTTATTATTTGGATTACAACATAGAAGATAGAAATCATCTGCCACTAACTTGAAGTCACAATCCTTACAGCATTCTACAAATCCCCGGCGAGTCTTCTTCGAATCTCTCTAGAGAGATTTTATTTTTCAGGCGGGATGTTTATGTAATCTTGTACAAAACAAATCATTCTTCTGTACAAAAGAATTAATTGTTTTGTACAGAAGAATGCATTCTTTTGTACAAGGATGTACAAACTTGTCTAGTGATCTTTTAAAAAGTAAACCGGAGTTTTGTTGTACTCCGGGCGTTATTCTGAAAAATCCTCAGCGAATTTTCTAAAACGATTCAATCCTTCTAGTAGTACAGAACGAGGACAAGCAATATTCCATCGCATAAAAGTTTCACTGTTTGCACCGTACATGGTACCCTCATTTAGCCACAGTTTGGCTTTTTCTAAAAGTAACTGCTCGATTTCTTCTGAATTCTTTTGAAGTGCTGAGCAATCCATCCAAACCAAGTAAGTGCCTTCAAGAATGGTTATTGGGAATTGTGGGAGATAACTTTCACAGAATTCCTTCATGCAAAGGTAGTTTTCGTAAAGATAGACATTCAACTGATTCAGCCATTCCTCTCCTTTGCTGTAAGCAGCTATAAGCGCTTCTACACCAAAAGGATTCACATCACAGACCTCATTTATATTGATGGCTTTATCTACTTTACTGCGTATTTCTTCATCAGCAATAATGATATTTGCAATCTGAAGTCCGGCCAAATTAAAGGCCTTGCTGGGCGAAATGCAGGTAGCTGAATGTTGCAGCAATTCCTCGCTAAGAGAAGCAAAAGGAGTATAGGTATGTCCCGGATAAACAAATTCACAATGAATTTCGTCGGCAATGACGAATACATTGTGACGCAGACAGATTTCGCCAATGCGCATCAATTCCTCACGTGTCCATACACGTCCGGCAGGATTGTGAGGATTACAAAGCAGCATTACTTTTACTGCCGTATCAGAAGCTTTGCGCTCTAAATCATCGAAGTCAATGGTATAAGTGCGGTTGGCGTAAACTAAATCATTGGTTACTAACTCGCAGCCATTATTACGAATAGAGGAAAAGAAGCAGTTGTACACAGGCGTCTGCACCAGTACCTTGTCGCCCGGAGATGTTACAGCTTTGATAATGGCGGATATTGCCGGAACTACTCCGGTTGTGTAAATAATCCACTCTTTAGAAATCTGCCAGTTGTGCCGGCGACTAAACCAATCTATCGTCTTTTCATAATAAGCATCGGGCACCTTTACATAACCAAAAATACCATGCTCCACGCGCTGCTTCAATGCCTCAATAATAGGTGGCGCCGTACGGAAATCCATATCGGCCACCCACATTGGAAGAACATCCGCATCCGCGGTACTATCCCATTTATAAGAGTTGGTATTACGACGAGGAGTTATTTCATCAAAATTATATTTCATCTCGGGATTAATCAAAACAAGTGTGATTGTCCCAAAGTTTCAGTTCACAGTCACCAGGCGCTTTAACATTCTTGTCAATAATGATTTCGCCATAGCTGTTAGCAGTAATACTTCCGCTACGAGGATTCTTTACGCTATGAACCGGACTATTGATAGTAGCGTTTATACTTGACTGTTCAAATGCAAGATCGGCATCATCATCCATCGTGCAGTTTTCCATTATCAGATCAGTGGCATAGCAAAGCGGCTGCGTACCCGAAATCTTGCAATTTACCAAACGCAGGTTCTTTGAATGCCAGCCAAGATATTCACCAGTAAGGCTAGAATCATAAACCGTTACATTCTCTGTATTCCAGAAAGCATCTTTGGAGAAGATTTCGGCATTCCGGATTTCCACATTCTTGCAATACTGGAAAGAATAGTTGCCATTCAGCGTAAAACCATTAATTTGTATACCAGAGCCATGTGTAAAAAGGTAGTCACCCTTGTCTACTTGTACATTGCGTAACTCCGCATTACTGCAATACCAAAAGGTTTCCAAAGCATAAGGCAGTTGCACATTTTTCAGCACCATACCATCTATCTCGCGAAACATTTTAGGGGCTTCCACCAACGTATCTGTCATACGGAGATTACGGGAATACCAAAGTGCGGCACGTGCACCTTCTTTGAACAAACAGTTTTCGATAACAAAACCATCGTTGTGCCAGAAAGGATATTTGCCCTGAAACTCACAGTTTACAGCTTCAATATTTTTACATTCTTTCAGTGCCGATTCTCCAGGATAAATAGTTACTTCTTCCAGACGTAAGTCATGGGTAGCAAACAGTGGACGTTCACCTTCGAAAGATCTATTTTTAATTAGTTCCATTTTATTACTCAATTTAATATCAGTCTTTTTTAATGCTGCAAAGGTACAAAGACCCAACAGGCTTCTTTGTACACAAATTACGGATAAGCATACCCGGATTACTGATATTTACGAAACAAGTTTATTTGTCTCTAAATTGATAATAATAAAATGAATCGTTGCTTTCAGAATCTGTTTTAGTAGCAGATGATTTGATTTAGTGGCAGATGTTTTTTTATCTGCCACTAGCTGAAAGACTTTGTGGTAAGTGGTTTTAGCTGTTTAGTGGGGGATAGGTAGATGATTCTGTGTTTTTAGTTATTTTGAGAAAAAATAATAAACTGAAATTTTTCTGTATTTTGGTTTTTAAGGAGACAAAACTTTTTTAGATTTAATTGCACGAAACCTTATATATGGCGGTCAGCTATTCTCCTAATTCCTTATATATCAAATTTAATGCAGTATAATACTCTATTTTATTTGAAATATTAGCTTCCATATGCTTTAACTCATCCAAAACTAATCTGTTTTCTGAGCATTTTGGAATTAGAAAGCTACTATAAAAATCAAAATCAGGCTTATTCCTTCTTTCTACTAATTTACCAAGTTCATAATTATATGTTTTATTTGCATCTTCATTAATATTATCAGATATCTCAATTGTAGATAACGTCATATTAGTATAAATCTTTTTTGGCTCAACCAATTCATTTATATATTCTTTTTTTTCAAGTATTTCTTTTTTTAAGTCAGATAGAAATTGATCTATAAGGTTTTGATATCTTTCATGTTCACTCCTTCTTCTATAGATCTCAATTAAAGAATCTTTGTCATAGAAATAACTAGAATATAAAATTGATTCAAATTCTGCATCAACTGATTTAATAATGGCTTCAAAGTTCTGATGCTTTATTATTTTTTCAAATCCTTCTAAATTAGATTTAAATTCAGTGATGATACGCTTTAGTTTATCGAGGATTATATCAAGGTATCTATTTAAAAAATCATTATGTCTATTTATTATCTCGCATATCTTATAATTCAAAACTTCAGGCTGATAATTTTTCTTCATATGATATCTTAAATATTGGATATTTGTAGAACTAGATTCTGAGCTAAATAAAGTTGAAGATAATAAAATAGTTTTTTTTGGGGACTCATTTATATTTTTTCCACATGACTTACATATAACTTCTTTAGCCTGTTCCTTTGGATCTTTTGTTGTACAAATAGGATGTCCAATTAATTCGTTTCTAACCTCTCTGTTAATTGAATAATCATCATCTTTTTTTAAGTCACCTTTATTTATATTGCACTTAAAAATACGAAGTAACTCTTCAATGAAATCTTGTTGAATATAAATTGCTTGAAGTAAACTAATTTGATATGCAAATATGTCAGTGTATGATTTTGATTTTTCTTTTGCGTGTATTATCTCTATAGTGTCTCGGAAGTAATCTAAAATATCACCCAAATAGTTTGATTTTTTTAGGTCATCTGTAAGCTTAAGTTTCTTGTTGAAATATTTATATTTTAAAATAAGATGAGCCCAATTTTCTCCAACTCTATTTAATTTTTCTTTAATTTCTGATTCCATGTAGTTTTGTATTTCATATTTTAAAGTCTAAAGATAGAATATATTCTTTACATTGATAGAGATTATTGAAATTATTTTTTTTAACCATTTAGCAGATTCTCTTTTAAATAAGCACTAAACTAAAACGCTTATCCAGCTGCTATAATTATTTATAAGTATGAGGTAGTTGCCGAGAACTGGAATCGTCTGTATATGATGGGGCGTATCAATCTGGAAAACTTAAAACCGCATCCTAAAAATCCTACTATTGCAAATGTGTTTAAGCAGATCGGATGGGTAGAAGAACTTGGTTCCGGAGTTTGCAAGATGTATAAGTATTGTCCTATTTATGTGAATGGTGCACTGCCAGTTATTGAAGAAGGAGATGTTT encodes the following:
- a CDS encoding helix-turn-helix domain-containing protein; translated protein: MNEIPRIDNICDYNSIMGLETLHPLVSVVDLSKSKRMTHMRHSFGFYAIYLKQVKCGDLIYGRNYYDYQEGTLVCIAPGQVLGVEDNGEYFQPKGWALLFHPDLIRGTSLGRNIKNYSFFSYEANEALHLSEQERVVVIDCLHKIELELNHSIDKHSKTLIASNIELLLNYCERFYDRQFITREHINKDILVRFENLLEDYFTSDKPQNIGLPTVGYCADKLNLSSNYLGDLIKKETGKSALEHIQLKLINIAKELVYDTSKSVSEIAYELGFKYPQHFSRLFKKRVGVSPNEYRVQH
- a CDS encoding ISL3 family transposase; this encodes MNTSFLYHAFGVCEQECSRVRYEDKSIIFEVQTRSEKLRCPCCKSRHFIRSGSTIRRFRGVPIGHKPVFLEMKVQRLECKDCHCIRQENIHFITGKRSYTNRLARLVVELSRLGTIKDVAHFLHLSWDTVKDIQKRYLQRHYGCPDLSELEYIGIDEFAVAKGHVYKTIVVNLLTGQVVYIGDGKGADSLDVFWKKLKKSDAVIKAVATDLSPAFVSTVMTNIPEATLVFDHFHVVKLMNDALDEIRRSVYREEKDLNKRKVFKGTRWLLLCNGKDIFDNQFKSRLDNALKLNEPLMKAYYLKESLKEIWTQVNKEQAIKELDAWIELAYQAKIPKLTTFANTLKAHKWGILAWYDYHISTGKLEGINNKIKTMKRQAYGYRDQRFFELKILAMHEKNYAFVG
- a CDS encoding MalY/PatB family protein; translation: MKYNFDEITPRRNTNSYKWDSTADADVLPMWVADMDFRTAPPIIEALKQRVEHGIFGYVKVPDAYYEKTIDWFSRRHNWQISKEWIIYTTGVVPAISAIIKAVTSPGDKVLVQTPVYNCFFSSIRNNGCELVTNDLVYANRTYTIDFDDLERKASDTAVKVMLLCNPHNPAGRVWTREELMRIGEICLRHNVFVIADEIHCEFVYPGHTYTPFASLSEELLQHSATCISPSKAFNLAGLQIANIIIADEEIRSKVDKAININEVCDVNPFGVEALIAAYSKGEEWLNQLNVYLYENYLCMKEFCESYLPQFPITILEGTYLVWMDCSALQKNSEEIEQLLLEKAKLWLNEGTMYGANSETFMRWNIACPRSVLLEGLNRFRKFAEDFSE
- a CDS encoding DUF3737 family protein — its product is MELIKNRSFEGERPLFATHDLRLEEVTIYPGESALKECKNIEAVNCEFQGKYPFWHNDGFVIENCLFKEGARAALWYSRNLRMTDTLVEAPKMFREIDGMVLKNVQLPYALETFWYCSNAELRNVQVDKGDYLFTHGSGIQINGFTLNGNYSFQYCKNVEIRNAEIFSKDAFWNTENVTVYDSSLTGEYLGWHSKNLRLVNCKISGTQPLCYATDLIMENCTMDDDADLAFEQSSINATINSPVHSVKNPRSGSITANSYGEIIIDKNVKAPGDCELKLWDNHTCFD
- a CDS encoding IS110 family transposase gives rise to the protein MRTQSNKLNFEGENIYVGIDVHLKSWNVTIYTEYLHHKTFNQPPVPSILRDYLNTNFPGGTYYSAYEAGFCGFNIHFELKKLNINNIVVNPADIPTSQKEQILKNDSRDSMKIARSLRANELIGIHVPFIETLENRTLIRTRDVMVKDMTRFKQRIKALLHFYGISYPPEFEKSTSHWSRRFLKWLKEEVSLNTTNGNDALSLLVREVEQQRVLLLEINRKIHSLAVSEKYVKEIELIRSIPGIGLITGLTFLSEIEDIERFHNTDKLAGFVGIIPTCHSSGEIENYGEMTFRKKTILRKCLIESSWIAVRIDPALTRCFLQLCKRMEPNKAIIRIARKLLNRMYYVLKKRQKYECGVV
- a CDS encoding AraC family transcriptional regulator codes for the protein MNVKEQSRQEYISRINKVMDYIENHIDEPLPLGSIASIANLSPYHFHRIFTLFTGETPSLFIQRTRIEKAACKIREHKDVPISEIAYSYGFSSVSLFSRTFRKYFNISATDFRNIEKKIIVINGVYYSKDGKMISKNNQQPYHFDSQLCSVNLKQLVIMNTKIEIKEMPEMNVIYCRHKGAYKEISKAYEKLVKWAGPRGLLKFPETKSLTVYHDDPSITEIENVRQDACITVNEDVKVDGEIGKMTVDGGKYAVGHFEITETEFEQAWNTMCLWFTENGYQQGDGNTYELYYNDHNEHPEKKFILDICIPVRPL
- a CDS encoding aldo/keto reductase, with protein sequence MKQRKLGTQGLEVSALGLGCMGLSFGYGPATDKQEAIKLIRKAYELGVTFFDTAEIYGPFTNEEVVGEAIAPFRNEIVVATKFGFNFKNGQAVGLNSKPEYIRQAVEGSLKRLNVEVIDLLYQHRIDPNVPIEDVAGTVKDLIQEGKVKYFGMSEAGVTNIRKAHAIQPVSALQSEYSMWWREPETKTFATLEELGIGFVPFSPLGKGFLTGKIDANTEFDSKDFRNGIPRFDAENRKANKALVELITQIAQEKEATPAQVALAWIHAQKEWIVPIPGTTKIHRLEENVGAANLELNKDDLTQIETVLAKIDILGHRYPESSEKMVDND